A genomic region of Brevibacillus sp. JNUCC-41 contains the following coding sequences:
- a CDS encoding MetQ/NlpA family ABC transporter substrate-binding protein, with protein sequence MKKFLGFALILVLSIALAACGSEKDKGGSGTEKESKKLVVGASNVPHAEILEEAKPLLKEKGIELEIETFQDYVLPNKALNDKELDANYFQHIPYLESQIKENGYDFVNAGGIHIEPIALYSQKYKSIDKLPDGATIILSSSVADHGRALSLLEKNGLITLKEGIDKTTATTKDIVENKKNLKFDADYEAALLPKIYESGEGDAVLINSNYAIDAGLDPLKDSIAIEDSESPYVNVIAVNKGDENKEEIKALVEVLHSKKIQDFILKEYKGAVVPADK encoded by the coding sequence ATGAAAAAGTTTTTAGGCTTTGCATTAATTTTAGTGTTATCTATCGCTTTGGCTGCTTGTGGAAGTGAAAAGGATAAAGGCGGCAGTGGTACGGAAAAAGAATCGAAGAAATTAGTTGTAGGGGCATCCAATGTTCCGCATGCTGAAATCCTTGAGGAAGCTAAGCCGCTTCTTAAAGAAAAAGGAATCGAATTGGAAATCGAAACATTCCAGGACTACGTTTTACCGAATAAGGCGTTGAATGATAAGGAATTGGATGCTAACTATTTTCAGCACATTCCTTACTTAGAGTCGCAAATTAAAGAAAATGGATATGATTTCGTCAATGCTGGCGGAATCCATATCGAGCCAATAGCACTATACTCTCAAAAATATAAAAGCATCGATAAACTACCTGATGGGGCAACGATCATTTTGAGCAGCTCTGTCGCTGACCATGGACGCGCTTTATCCCTTTTGGAAAAGAATGGCCTGATCACTTTGAAAGAAGGCATCGATAAAACGACGGCTACAACTAAAGACATCGTTGAAAATAAGAAAAACCTTAAATTCGATGCTGATTATGAAGCGGCATTACTTCCAAAAATCTATGAAAGCGGCGAAGGCGATGCTGTTTTGATCAACTCTAACTATGCAATCGACGCTGGCTTGGACCCATTGAAAGATTCAATTGCGATTGAAGATTCCGAATCACCTTATGTGAATGTCATCGCTGTAAACAAAGGCGATGAAAATAAAGAAGAAATCAAAGCGCTTGTAGAAGTATTGCATTCTAAAAAAATTCAAGATTTCATCCTTAAGGAATACAAAGGTGCGGTTGTACCGGCGGATAAATAA
- a CDS encoding methionine ABC transporter ATP-binding protein, whose amino-acid sequence MITLTKVSKLFRTGKGNSETIKAVNNVNVEINKGEIFGIIGYSGAGKSTLIRMLNGLETPTEGSVVVAEKEISKIKGAQLRKARQEISMIFQHFNLLWSRTVQDNISFPLEIAGVSKAERIKRVNELIKLVGLEGREKAYPSQLSGGQKQRVGIARALANDPKVLLCDEATSALDPQTTDSILELLVDINQRLGLTIVLITHEMHVIRKICHRVAVMENGQVVEQGPVLDVFKNPKEQMTKRFVQQVTEPEETKETMDHLLERYPAGKVIQLTFVGDHAESPLITKLVRNFELDVNIVQGKISQTRSGSYGTLFIHLDGTEDEMLRAIEFIKAQQVGVEVITHA is encoded by the coding sequence ATGATTACATTGACGAAAGTCAGTAAGCTGTTCCGAACAGGAAAAGGAAACAGTGAGACGATCAAGGCTGTAAATAATGTGAATGTTGAAATAAATAAAGGCGAGATTTTCGGTATCATCGGTTACAGTGGAGCGGGGAAAAGTACTTTAATCAGAATGCTCAATGGATTGGAAACTCCTACAGAGGGATCCGTTGTGGTGGCTGAGAAGGAAATTTCAAAAATTAAAGGGGCTCAGCTCCGTAAGGCACGTCAAGAAATCAGCATGATTTTCCAACATTTCAATCTATTATGGTCAAGGACCGTTCAGGATAATATTTCTTTCCCATTGGAAATTGCTGGTGTTTCTAAAGCGGAACGGATCAAGCGTGTGAACGAATTGATCAAGTTAGTCGGACTGGAAGGCAGGGAAAAGGCCTATCCTTCACAATTAAGCGGAGGGCAAAAGCAAAGGGTGGGCATAGCGAGGGCTTTGGCAAATGACCCTAAAGTGCTGCTGTGTGATGAAGCGACATCTGCCTTGGATCCGCAGACTACCGACTCCATACTCGAATTGCTTGTTGACATCAATCAGCGCCTAGGATTGACGATCGTCTTGATAACACATGAAATGCATGTAATACGTAAAATCTGTCATCGCGTCGCCGTGATGGAAAACGGGCAAGTTGTTGAACAGGGTCCTGTCCTGGATGTTTTCAAGAATCCTAAAGAACAAATGACAAAGCGTTTCGTGCAGCAGGTAACGGAACCGGAAGAAACGAAAGAAACGATGGACCATTTGCTCGAACGTTATCCTGCAGGCAAAGTGATTCAATTGACCTTTGTAGGTGATCATGCAGAAAGCCCGTTGATCACCAAGCTTGTACGTAACTTCGAGTTGGATGTCAATATCGTTCAAGGTAAGATATCCCAAACAAGAAGCGGTTCATATGGAACATTGTTTATCCATCTTGATGGCACTGAGGATGAAATGCTCCGCGCAATCGAATTCATTAAAGCACAGCAGGTAGGCGTGGAGGTGATTACTCATGCTTGA
- a CDS encoding methionine ABC transporter permease, giving the protein MLEELLPNIDWEDIIEATKETLYMTSVSVVATFFIGIILGLILFLTGKGNMWENRVINGVMSAIVNIFRSIPFLILIVLLIPFTKALVGSMIGENAALPALIIGAAPFYARMVEIGLREIDKGVIEAAKSMGAKTSTIIWKVLLPESMPALISGITVTSIALVGYTAMAGVIGAGGLGNLAYLDGYQRNQNDVTLVATIVILIIVFIIQIIGDVITSKLDKR; this is encoded by the coding sequence ATGCTTGAAGAATTATTGCCGAATATTGATTGGGAAGACATTATTGAAGCAACGAAAGAAACGCTTTACATGACAAGCGTCTCTGTAGTGGCAACCTTTTTTATAGGCATAATATTAGGATTGATCCTGTTCCTGACAGGGAAGGGTAATATGTGGGAAAATCGGGTGATTAACGGGGTCATGAGTGCTATCGTTAATATATTCCGTTCCATTCCATTTCTTATTTTGATCGTGCTGCTCATTCCTTTCACTAAAGCACTCGTCGGATCCATGATCGGAGAGAACGCTGCACTGCCGGCACTTATTATCGGGGCTGCCCCATTTTATGCGCGTATGGTTGAAATCGGCCTGCGTGAAATCGATAAGGGTGTAATCGAAGCCGCTAAATCCATGGGGGCAAAAACGAGTACGATCATTTGGAAGGTCCTTCTTCCAGAGTCGATGCCTGCCCTTATTTCCGGGATTACGGTAACATCGATTGCATTGGTTGGATATACCGCAATGGCCGGGGTCATCGGTGCAGGCGGACTTGGTAATCTAGCCTATTTGGACGGCTATCAAAGAAATCAAAATGACGTTACGCTTGTAGCGACGATCGTTATTCTAATTATCGTCTTCATAATTCAAATTATTGGAGATGTGATTACATCTAAATTGGACAAAAGATAA